Proteins encoded together in one Vigna angularis cultivar LongXiaoDou No.4 chromosome 5, ASM1680809v1, whole genome shotgun sequence window:
- the LOC108340793 gene encoding probable serine/threonine-protein kinase PBL5: MGCFCCAGKSCTNSDTEEYGQNFDQKPSNFTAAESVKVDFKVNGKKEDGSKGDQLALDVKSLNLKEEGSQDERDNGNRAQSFSFNELEAATGNFTADCFLGEGGFGKVYKGHLERINQVVAIKQLDPNGLQGIREFAVEVLTLSLADHPNLVKLIGFCAEGEQRLLVYEFMPLGSLENHLLDLRPGSKPLDWNTRMKIAAGAARGLEYLHDKMKPPVIYRDLKCSNILLGEGYHPKLSDFGLAKVGPSGDKTHVSTRVMGTYGYCAPDYAMTGQLTFKSDIYSFGVVLLELITGRKAIDHMKPAKEQNLVAWARPLFRDRKKFPQMVDPLLEGRYPVRGLYQALAIAAMCVQEQPNMRPVIVDVVTALNYLASQKYDPHLHPAQSSRRSPPSQVMQRDDDDERRLILTTEHVTDRS; this comes from the exons ATGGGTTGCTTTTGTTGCGCGGGGAAATCATGCACCAATTCGGACACTGAAGAGTATGGCCAGAACTTCGACCAGAAACCCTCCAACTTCACTGCCGCAg AAAGCGTCAAAGTTGATTTCAAAGTGAATGGGAAAAAAGAAGATGGTTCTAAAGGTGATCAGCTTGCTCTGGACGTGAAGAGTTTAAATTTGAAAGAAGAGGGTTCTCAGGATGAAAGAGATAATGGCAATCGGGCGCAGTCATTCAGTTTTAATGAACTTGAAGCTGCGACGGGAAATTTTACGGCAGATTGCTTTTTGGGTGAAGGAGGCTTTGGCAAGGTTTACAAGGGACACTTGGAGAGAATAAACCAG GTTGTAGCTATAAAGCAACTTGACCCTAATGGACTTCAAGGGATTCGAGAATTCGCGGTTGAAGTGTTGACATTGAGTTTGGCAGACCACCCTAATCTTGTGAAGTTGATTGGATTTTGTGCTGAGGGAGAGCAGAGGCTATTAGTTTATGAATTCATGCCATTGGGGTCTTTGGAGAACCACTTGCTTG ATCTTCGGCCTGGTAGCAAACCACTGGATTGGAACACAAGAATGAAAATAGCAGCCGGGGCAGCTAGGGGTTTGGAGTATCTGCATGATAAAATGAAGCCTCCTGTGATATATCGCGACTTGAAATGCTCTAACATTTTGTTAGGAGAGGGATATCATCCTAAGTTGTCAGATTTTGGCCTGGCAAAAGTAGGTCCAAGTGGTGATAAGACCCATGTTTCAACAAGGGTTATGGGCACATATGGGTATTGTGCCCCAGATTATGCAATGACGGGTCAGTTGACATTTAAGTCAGATATTTACAGCTTTGGGGTTGTTCTTTTGGAGCTTATCACAGGGCGAAAGGCtattgatcatatgaaacctgccAAAGAACAAAATCTAGTTGCATGG GCAAGACCCTTGTTCAGAGATAGGAAAAAGTTTCCCCAGATGGTTGATCCTTTACTTGAAGGTCGATATCCGGTGAGAGGGTTATACCAAGCTCTTGCGATTGCTGCAATGTGTGTTCAGGAGCAGCCTAATATGCGGCCTGTAATAGTTGATGTTGTTACAGCTCTAAATTACTTAGCTTCTCAGAAGTATGATCCTCACCTTCATCCAGCACAAAGCTCTAGAAGAAGTCCACCTTCTCAGGTAATGCAAagggatgatgatgatgaacgTAGACTTATTTTAACCACCGAGCATGTGACAGACAGATCATAA